A stretch of the Sulfurimonas sp. HSL-1656 genome encodes the following:
- a CDS encoding META domain-containing protein, which produces MKMLRRILSVFLLLFLTACSPYHDIKKHSADDDGEPLSGRRWEWVATETVSGKLVSLAPERYTVRFDAAGGLQARLDCNRGGGSYTIEDDTLRLGQLFATKMACGPDSQDRRFVRDLMRVHSFRLEEGNLYLELSGDGGTMIFRPAP; this is translated from the coding sequence ATGAAAATGCTGCGCCGTATTCTCTCCGTTTTTTTACTGCTCTTTCTGACGGCCTGTTCACCGTACCACGATATCAAAAAACACAGTGCCGACGATGACGGGGAACCACTTAGCGGCAGGCGCTGGGAGTGGGTCGCGACCGAAACAGTATCGGGCAAACTCGTTTCTTTGGCGCCGGAGCGCTATACGGTCCGTTTTGACGCAGCGGGGGGGCTACAGGCCCGACTGGACTGCAACCGTGGCGGCGGTTCCTATACGATCGAGGATGACACGCTGAGGCTCGGGCAGCTGTTCGCGACAAAAATGGCATGCGGCCCGGATTCCCAGGACAGACGCTTCGTGCGCGACCTTATGCGGGTTCACTCATTTCGGCTGGAAGAGGGGAACCTTTATCTTGAACTGTCCGGTGACGGCGGAACGATGATATTCCGACCCGCCCCATGA
- the clpX gene encoding ATP-dependent Clp protease ATP-binding subunit ClpX, with protein sequence MSTKEEKTCSFCGRKQSEVKKMFSSENTNICNECVTTCSNILQKEVRYEQQEKMHQELPKPSKIVEFLDKYIIGQEDAKKVLAVALYNHYKRIENPIYNNVELEKSNIMLLGPTGSGKTLLAKSLAKIMNVPFAVADATALTEAGYVGEDVESILSRLLAAANYDIEAAQRGIIYIDEIDKIARKSESATMGRDVSGEGVQQGLLKILEGSEVYVPVKGSRKNSTTETVLFDTTHVLFVCGGAFVGLVPDKHTKRTNKVGFAKVQKSEMAADFKVDQRALVHYGIIPEFIGRIPVIAQLRELTKDQMVQILQEPDNALIKQFQALFEMDGISLEFEAKALEAIAQQAIDKGVGARGLRGIIEEVMLPLQYSCPSREDLESVTITEGVVSDPMTEPIYTFKKEEKESAEA encoded by the coding sequence ATGAGTACCAAAGAAGAAAAAACATGTTCGTTCTGCGGGCGTAAGCAGAGCGAAGTGAAAAAAATGTTCTCCTCCGAGAACACCAATATCTGTAACGAGTGTGTCACGACCTGTTCAAACATCCTCCAGAAGGAGGTCCGTTACGAGCAGCAGGAGAAGATGCACCAGGAGCTGCCGAAGCCCTCGAAGATCGTCGAGTTCCTCGACAAATACATCATCGGACAGGAGGACGCGAAAAAGGTTCTCGCCGTCGCCCTTTACAACCACTACAAACGGATCGAAAACCCGATCTACAATAATGTCGAGCTGGAAAAATCGAACATTATGCTGCTCGGACCGACAGGGAGCGGTAAGACCCTGCTCGCCAAATCCCTGGCGAAAATCATGAACGTGCCATTTGCCGTCGCCGATGCGACAGCACTGACCGAAGCCGGCTACGTCGGCGAAGACGTCGAGAGTATCCTCTCCCGCCTCCTCGCCGCGGCCAACTACGACATCGAAGCGGCCCAGCGCGGCATCATCTACATCGACGAGATCGACAAGATCGCCCGCAAAAGCGAGAGCGCCACGATGGGCAGAGACGTCTCCGGTGAAGGGGTCCAGCAGGGTCTGCTCAAGATCCTGGAGGGCAGCGAAGTCTACGTCCCGGTCAAAGGGAGCCGCAAGAACTCCACGACGGAGACCGTCCTTTTCGATACCACGCATGTCCTCTTCGTCTGTGGGGGCGCCTTTGTCGGCCTCGTCCCGGACAAGCACACCAAGCGCACCAACAAGGTCGGCTTCGCAAAGGTCCAGAAAAGCGAGATGGCGGCTGATTTCAAAGTCGACCAGCGCGCCCTGGTCCACTACGGTATCATCCCCGAGTTCATCGGCCGTATCCCGGTCATCGCCCAGCTGCGCGAACTGACCAAAGACCAGATGGTCCAGATTCTCCAGGAACCTGACAACGCCCTGATCAAGCAGTTCCAGGCGCTCTTCGAGATGGACGGCATTTCCCTTGAATTCGAGGCCAAAGCCCTTGAGGCGATCGCCCAGCAGGCGATCGACAAAGGCGTCGGTGCCCGCGGTCTGCGCGGTATCATCGAAGAGGTGATGCTGCCGCTGCAGTACAGCTGCCCTTCCCGCGAAGACCTCGAGAGCGTCACGATCACCGAGGGAGTCGTCAGCGACCCGATGACCGAACCGATCTACACCTTCAAAAAAGAGGAAAAAGAGAGCGCCGAAGCGTAA
- a CDS encoding NifS family cysteine desulfurase, whose amino-acid sequence MRVYLDNNATTKIDPLVKVKMQPFFEELFGNPNSLHQYGMEVRPHLNKAMGKMYDALNVPDEDDILITSCATESNNTVLKGIYFKHILKNPEKNHIVTTSVEHPCILDTLHFLSDYGVDVTYVDVDENGGVSAEAIKAAVTDKTVLISMMWANNETGMIFPVEEVSAFAKENDILFHSDAVQAIGKLPVDLTKVNVDYLTFSAHKFHGPKGVGGLYVKKGKQLPNLLHGGEQMGGKRAGTLNVAYIVGMGLAMEQAAGHVDKMNTEVRRLRDKLEDALAKIPDTIIVGPRENRTPNTVLISLRGIEGEAMLWDLNRAGIAASTGSACASESLEANPIMSAIGEDPELAHTAIRLSLSRFTTEEEIDYVIDAFTKAAERLRSISSTYGYKSEAG is encoded by the coding sequence ATGCGCGTTTATCTCGACAACAATGCCACCACCAAAATCGACCCCCTGGTCAAAGTCAAAATGCAGCCCTTTTTCGAGGAGCTTTTCGGGAACCCGAACTCCCTGCACCAGTACGGGATGGAAGTCCGCCCCCACCTGAACAAAGCGATGGGAAAAATGTACGACGCCCTGAATGTACCGGACGAAGATGATATCCTCATCACCTCCTGTGCGACCGAGAGCAACAACACCGTACTCAAAGGGATCTACTTCAAGCACATCCTGAAAAACCCGGAGAAGAACCACATCGTCACGACCTCCGTCGAGCACCCGTGTATCCTCGACACCCTCCACTTCCTGAGCGACTACGGGGTCGACGTCACCTACGTCGATGTTGACGAAAACGGCGGCGTCAGCGCCGAAGCGATCAAAGCGGCCGTTACTGACAAAACCGTCCTCATCTCCATGATGTGGGCCAACAACGAAACAGGAATGATCTTCCCGGTCGAAGAGGTCAGCGCCTTCGCCAAAGAGAATGACATCCTCTTCCACAGCGACGCCGTCCAGGCCATCGGCAAACTGCCGGTCGACCTGACAAAAGTCAACGTCGACTACCTCACCTTCTCCGCGCACAAGTTCCACGGTCCCAAAGGGGTCGGCGGTCTCTACGTCAAAAAAGGCAAACAGCTCCCCAACCTGCTGCACGGCGGCGAGCAGATGGGCGGTAAACGCGCCGGTACCCTCAACGTCGCCTATATCGTCGGTATGGGTCTGGCGATGGAACAGGCGGCAGGCCACGTCGACAAGATGAACACCGAAGTACGCCGCCTGCGCGACAAACTCGAAGATGCCCTGGCAAAGATCCCCGACACCATCATTGTCGGACCGCGTGAAAACCGCACGCCGAACACCGTCCTTATCTCCCTGCGCGGGATCGAGGGTGAAGCGATGCTCTGGGACCTCAACCGTGCCGGTATCGCCGCTTCCACCGGTTCGGCGTGTGCTTCCGAGTCCCTCGAAGCCAACCCGATCATGAGCGCCATCGGCGAAGACCCGGAACTGGCGCACACCGCCATCCGCCTCAGCCTGTCGCGCTTCACGACCGAAGAAGAGATCGACTACGTCATCGACGCCTTCACGAAAGCGGCTGAACGCCTGCGCTCCATCTCCTCCACATACGGATACAAAAGCGAAGCGGGCTGA
- a CDS encoding diguanylate cyclase, with protein MIGIVTVVFYKADKLHVRMEQEILDAKQMLMTADELRQTSDDLTHFARAYVVTKDPEFKQRYFTTLDIRNGQAPRPKGYGNVYWDLSKAERERRHPPGEKKSLDSIIAGLPFTPEEKGKLKTAEDYSNALVNLEIEAINAAEGRYKDAGGQYTVRAKPDQQKAIRLLHSKAYYEAKQKIMNPIDDFMSLLNERIEGIFNALNSKLAFFEFAMFLIIVVYIIINLIIYRYLVKRNRHDRQELEYLVEQRTKNLEASQRKLQEAQSLAHFGSWEYNLETNSLNWSDEVYRIFEIDREDFDVSYELFTEFIHPDDRAMVDRSYQNSVSYHTPYRLEHRLLLRDGRIKYVLESGETFYDKKGMPVRSIGTIYDITDRKQYEQTLKEREVLLSAVVEASMDGISLADRDGRFMMVNHAFAELVGYTKNELLQMSVFDLMAPGMQPTLYSQIMQTHQKGRREVQLQRKDGSLFLAEVSGSPILIGETEQFLGVIRDVTEFRRMERALEYSARHDALTGLYNRHVLEKQLQAEVSRAERYDHPLSLFMLDIDHFKKINDTYGHHVGDMALRKVSGMLRKTMRKSDVTARYGGEEFVIILPETAHDEAMKLAERLCSEIAGEPYMTGAERSFSLTVSLGVASLSEHIDTADKLLEAADAAMYVAKKSGRNRVVSS; from the coding sequence ATGATCGGTATTGTCACGGTCGTCTTCTACAAAGCCGACAAACTGCATGTGAGGATGGAGCAGGAGATCCTTGATGCGAAACAGATGCTGATGACGGCCGACGAGCTGCGTCAGACCTCGGATGACCTGACCCATTTCGCACGCGCCTATGTCGTGACGAAAGACCCGGAGTTTAAACAGCGCTACTTTACGACGCTGGATATCCGCAACGGCCAGGCCCCCAGACCGAAAGGGTACGGCAACGTCTACTGGGATCTGTCGAAAGCGGAGCGCGAGCGCAGGCATCCGCCGGGAGAGAAGAAGTCCCTGGATAGCATCATCGCGGGACTCCCCTTTACCCCGGAAGAGAAGGGCAAACTGAAAACGGCGGAAGACTATTCAAACGCGCTGGTGAACCTGGAGATCGAGGCCATCAACGCAGCGGAAGGGCGTTACAAGGATGCCGGCGGCCAGTACACCGTCCGGGCGAAACCCGACCAGCAGAAGGCCATAAGACTGCTGCACTCCAAAGCCTATTATGAGGCCAAGCAGAAAATCATGAACCCCATCGACGATTTCATGAGTCTGCTCAATGAGAGGATCGAGGGGATCTTCAATGCCCTCAACAGCAAACTCGCCTTTTTTGAATTTGCGATGTTCCTCATTATTGTCGTGTACATCATTATCAATCTCATTATCTACCGCTATCTCGTCAAGCGCAACAGGCACGACCGGCAAGAACTCGAGTACCTTGTGGAGCAGCGAACGAAGAACCTTGAAGCCTCCCAGCGCAAGCTGCAGGAGGCGCAGAGCCTGGCGCACTTCGGCAGCTGGGAGTACAACCTTGAAACAAACAGTTTGAACTGGTCCGATGAAGTGTACCGGATCTTTGAAATCGACCGGGAGGATTTCGACGTCTCCTATGAGCTCTTTACCGAGTTTATACATCCTGATGACAGGGCGATGGTCGACAGGAGCTACCAAAATTCGGTCAGTTATCATACGCCCTACAGGCTCGAGCACCGGCTGCTGCTGCGCGACGGCAGGATCAAATACGTTCTGGAGAGCGGTGAGACCTTTTATGACAAGAAAGGTATGCCGGTTCGCTCCATCGGGACCATCTATGATATTACGGACCGAAAACAGTACGAACAGACCCTCAAAGAGCGGGAGGTGCTTTTAAGTGCAGTCGTGGAAGCGAGCATGGACGGGATCAGCCTGGCGGACAGGGACGGCAGGTTTATGATGGTGAATCATGCATTCGCCGAACTCGTAGGGTATACAAAAAACGAACTGCTCCAGATGAGTGTCTTCGACCTGATGGCTCCCGGTATGCAGCCGACGCTCTACTCCCAGATTATGCAGACGCATCAGAAGGGGCGCCGGGAGGTACAGCTGCAGCGTAAAGACGGCAGCCTCTTTCTGGCGGAAGTCTCCGGTTCTCCCATTCTGATCGGGGAGACCGAACAGTTCCTCGGCGTCATCCGCGACGTCACCGAATTCCGGCGGATGGAGCGGGCGCTGGAGTATTCGGCGCGGCACGATGCCCTGACCGGGCTTTATAACCGTCATGTCCTGGAAAAGCAGCTGCAGGCCGAAGTCAGCAGGGCGGAGCGTTACGACCACCCGCTGTCGCTCTTTATGCTCGATATCGACCATTTCAAAAAGATCAATGATACCTACGGGCATCATGTCGGGGACATGGCACTGCGAAAAGTGTCGGGTATGTTGAGGAAAACGATGCGCAAGAGCGATGTAACCGCCCGTTACGGCGGGGAGGAGTTCGTGATCATCCTGCCCGAGACGGCACACGACGAGGCGATGAAACTGGCCGAACGGCTCTGCAGCGAGATCGCAGGCGAACCCTATATGACGGGTGCGGAACGATCGTTTTCCCTGACGGTGAGCCTCGGGGTCGCCAGCCTGTCGGAGCATATCGATACGGCTGACAAACTGCTCGAAGCCGCCGATGCTGCCATGTATGTCGCGAAGAAGTCCGGCCGGAACCGGGTCGTCTCCTCCTAG
- a CDS encoding rod shape-determining protein, whose protein sequence is MFARRRYAIDLGTDNTIVYEPSRGIIFNEPTCITVNKSSGKTVCIGHESKQMLGKTPPHLPVIRPLAHGAVADLDATVSFLKHLIHMLMRTRGLFAPAIAVSVPFDLTAYERDAVRSAGLQGGAGSVVMIKDPFSAAVGAGIDFHSPEGALLLDIGSGVTEISLLCCGGIVASHSVRSAGWDFEQAIIHHFDNVRRERIAPHEAESLKLQLSRPGQADTAKVYALSRDNALPHALQVPLGDVREALKPGIRRLGRFVKTFIRTLPEDFAPRLRDNGLYMTGGSAQLAGLGTHLEHTLGIRTVLSRDPLREIALGAGRIMEDRKLFAHLSAG, encoded by the coding sequence ATGTTTGCACGAAGGCGCTACGCCATCGATCTCGGTACGGACAATACCATCGTCTATGAACCGTCACGGGGAATTATCTTCAACGAGCCGACCTGCATCACGGTCAACAAAAGCAGCGGGAAAACCGTCTGTATCGGGCACGAATCCAAACAGATGCTGGGCAAAACGCCCCCGCACCTCCCAGTCATCCGCCCCCTTGCACACGGTGCCGTCGCCGATCTCGATGCGACCGTCAGTTTTCTGAAGCATCTTATCCATATGCTGATGCGCACACGCGGTCTCTTCGCGCCGGCGATCGCCGTCAGCGTCCCCTTCGACCTCACAGCCTACGAACGCGATGCCGTCCGATCAGCCGGGCTCCAAGGCGGGGCGGGCAGCGTCGTGATGATCAAGGACCCCTTTTCGGCAGCCGTCGGTGCCGGTATCGACTTCCACTCCCCCGAGGGCGCACTGCTGCTTGACATCGGCAGCGGTGTCACCGAGATCTCGCTGCTTTGCTGCGGCGGCATCGTCGCATCGCACTCCGTACGCTCCGCCGGTTGGGATTTCGAACAGGCCATCATCCATCATTTCGACAACGTCCGCCGCGAACGCATCGCACCGCACGAAGCCGAATCCCTGAAACTGCAGCTCTCCCGCCCCGGTCAGGCCGACACGGCGAAAGTCTATGCCCTGAGCCGCGACAATGCGCTTCCCCACGCCCTGCAGGTCCCGCTCGGCGACGTGCGTGAAGCCCTGAAGCCCGGCATTCGCCGCCTCGGCCGCTTCGTGAAAACGTTCATACGTACCCTTCCCGAGGATTTCGCCCCCCGCCTCCGCGACAACGGTCTCTACATGACCGGCGGCAGCGCACAGCTGGCGGGTCTGGGGACGCACCTCGAACACACGCTCGGGATCAGAACCGTCCTCAGCCGTGACCCCCTCCGTGAGATCGCCCTGGGTGCCGGGCGTATCATGGAGGACCGGAAACTGTTCGCGCATCTCAGTGCCGGATAG
- a CDS encoding helix-hairpin-helix domain-containing protein, giving the protein MHPDKVKRETTKTLTDLPNIGPALAADLRRIGINHPEELSGQDPLELYGILCELTGMKQDPCVLDVFMSITDFMNGGEARVWWAYTPQRKAMLKNE; this is encoded by the coding sequence ATGCACCCCGATAAAGTCAAACGCGAAACGACGAAAACACTGACCGATCTGCCCAATATCGGTCCTGCACTGGCTGCCGATCTGCGCCGCATCGGGATCAACCACCCCGAGGAGCTGAGCGGCCAGGATCCGCTGGAGCTTTACGGTATTTTGTGCGAACTGACGGGGATGAAACAGGACCCCTGTGTGCTGGATGTCTTTATGTCGATTACGGATTTTATGAACGGGGGCGAGGCAAGAGTGTGGTGGGCCTATACGCCGCAGCGCAAGGCAATGCTGAAGAATGAATGA
- a CDS encoding SDR family NAD(P)-dependent oxidoreductase: MKSLAGKRAFVSGATSGIGEACAHRLAEAGADLVLHGRDPAKLETLKSALSEYGVVIDTLSFDVRDRQAAEAAMHALLEDTVIDILVNNAGLALGLSPVDAGDVDQWEEMIDANIKGLLYVSRAVIPQMRSRNCGHILNIGSIAGKMTYPGGNVYCATKSAVHALTEAMNIDLAGTAVRVGNIAPGAVETNFSTTRFSGDKAQADAVYEGYEPLYADDIADLALYILQAPQHVNIQDVLIMPTAQRNPYVLSRNG; the protein is encoded by the coding sequence GTGAAATCATTAGCGGGAAAACGTGCCTTTGTCAGCGGCGCGACATCGGGAATAGGCGAGGCATGCGCACACCGCCTTGCCGAAGCGGGAGCGGACCTGGTCCTGCACGGCCGCGATCCGGCAAAGCTGGAGACGCTTAAGTCGGCACTGTCGGAATACGGCGTTGTAATCGATACCTTGTCTTTCGATGTCCGCGACCGGCAGGCAGCCGAGGCTGCCATGCACGCTTTGTTGGAGGATACCGTTATCGATATCCTGGTCAACAACGCCGGCCTGGCGCTGGGACTTTCTCCCGTCGATGCAGGAGATGTGGATCAGTGGGAAGAGATGATCGATGCGAACATCAAGGGGCTGCTCTATGTCAGCCGCGCCGTCATCCCGCAGATGCGTTCGCGCAACTGCGGTCATATCCTCAATATCGGCTCCATCGCCGGGAAGATGACCTACCCGGGCGGCAATGTCTACTGCGCGACAAAATCGGCCGTCCATGCGCTGACGGAGGCGATGAATATCGACCTGGCGGGGACGGCCGTGCGGGTCGGCAACATCGCACCGGGCGCGGTGGAAACGAACTTCTCGACGACCCGTTTTTCGGGTGACAAGGCTCAGGCCGACGCGGTCTACGAGGGGTATGAGCCGCTGTATGCCGACGATATCGCCGACCTGGCACTTTACATTCTGCAGGCACCCCAGCATGTCAATATCCAGGATGTGCTGATTATGCCGACGGCGCAGCGTAATCCATATGTGTTAAGCCGAAACGGGTAG